One region of Flavobacterium pisciphilum genomic DNA includes:
- a CDS encoding type I polyketide synthase — protein MKNLTIIGLTPFEKPDVNLMSKLFQAGAFPTLSLGHDITIAQEAINELDRISIPSYGIYLTNDKLTSLQLSEQVSFAILPFGISINIYPNLSRIYQVTSLEQAKKAEQLGAIGIIVKGNEAAGLVGYESTFVLFQRVIQEINTIPVWVQGGIGLHTAAAATALGAKGIVLDSQLVLYPESNIPQDLKNLCSKLNGTETKIIAHHRVLVRPNSPVLSENVSIEELAQYFNDLDPNKSYIPMGQDVALATELYENFKTLKKLVFGFKEAMYGHLKQAKASQIIDQNNPLAKQLGLRYPIAQGPMTRVSDVPAFAKAVAETGALPFIALSLLKGEQARALVIETQKLAGDKTWGVGILGFAPQELREEQTAYILEVKPPVVLIAGGRPAQAKVFEKAGITTFLHVPSPALLDIFLKEGAKNFIFEGRECGGHVGPLSSTVLWEKQIERILKEDHPENISVFFAGGIHNAFSTAFISIMAAPLAARGVKVGVLMGTAYLYTQEAVSTGAIQQEFQQQAMQAKDTVLLETAPGHETRCLNTAFALHFEKEKKKLQAIGMDKKQIWEELEKLNVGRLRIAAKGIDRQGDTLVTIPKKQQLDLGMYMIGQVATMHSQVITLESLHHDVAIDNQKYIKQAALPQEPSSTEKALDIAIIGMECVFPDAKNLAEYWRNIILGKDCVTEVPDERWNKDIYYQPDSNSSDVSHSKWGGFIPKIDFDPLDFGIPPQSLAAIEPTQLLTLLVAKRAMEDAGYGEKQINRDNISVIIGAEGGNDLANSYSFRGYYKQVFGELHEEVKKVFPHTTEDSFPGILANVIAGRITNRLDLGGRNFTVDAACASSLAAIDLACQELILGKSDMVLAGGVDLHNGINDYLMFSSTHALSRKGRCATFDSAADGIALGEGVAILVLKRYEDALRDGDRIYSVIKGVGGSSDGKALGLTAPRKIGQERALERAYDQAGVSAAAVGLVEAHGTGTVVGDKTELTALTNLFSRSGALPAQTHLGSVKTQIGHTKCAAGLAGLIKASMAVFYGVKPPTLHLHQPNSYFNADTSPFAFHAETGLWSEKKRYAGISAFGFGGTNFHMVIENHPQKEDAVILQSWPSELFVFRGDNYDQAKIQLGQVKTLLEINDSLTLKDIAYSLVAGSEKPIQLSIVADTAEDLMMKIELLLTDIESKDIFIVNKRTGKTAFLFPGQGSQHLNMARDLFVLFPAMRKLISQYPDLEKVIFPSVPFDTATLKKQKETIKDTRLAQPLLGIVDLALAQLLQSFGIVPDMLAGHSYGELPALCFAGVFDEQQLVELSSKRAQTILDAIEDGDPGTMVAINIDTDRLKTILDQHQDCYPVNYNSPTQCVVAGSTAAIDKFMELLKKERFSFKKLEVACAFHSPLVSKSKDLYTNVLKEIPFQEMQIPVWSNTTATLYPSLASNIKVQLTDHLVQPVHFVDEIQAMYADGARIFIEVGPGKVLSGLTKACLNQDELTLHVEDNNRNGLTHLLCMFAQYLGTGRPLNLNKLFEDRHASLIHIDQPDLYQKSPTIWRINGQAAHPTTGTLPAHGALPIVTPIQMTNPTIIQTPETQPAVEHILQEYLNGMKMLVQAQRDVMLSFLGQQEHINSIPVYSTTVENKTADQLVSTLITNDKPMSKVTIQTPTIDIKSLLLTVVCEKTGYPQEMLGMEMDLEADLSIDSIKRVEIIGILRNELGILTTDHENEDTVMEQLAAIKTLNGLVSWLTEYTGTIDSATTKIELSHTSPIIADKTTCTLAELQIIILDIVSEKTGYPKEMLGLDLDLEADLSIDSIKRMEIISELKVKIGFGDDIEQADNLMENLAAIKTLNGLATWISEMSATEPVQSLLTRLRFDLTPTAFSEAQNTEILKGKRFAIAPDNGTQTGAIKTILEQHGAIAELVHTEQDLPLFDGLIIFDMYSTTVKHSIIDHVGLIKKMDLEKAQWIYLISDIPAHVEKLKDIGALRHYQGYPGLFKSLAREFEQTNCRLISLNTAQNTDQIAEITLREILTTDKSAEVIYKDDQRHKVDIIPSPLLTTLDQAHIQLDKKSVVLVLGGGQGITSELVKHMSATYPCTYILVGRSIDPREVISDSKELELMKSREEIRSYLIKTGNFSTPPQIEKETSRIFKNNQILSTIHHMEQLGNKVVYQSLDLCDEEGLTQLLHHIYEQYGQLDGVIHGAGLLEDKLFKQKTTSSFERVFDTKVKPLRVLAEQLRSDCQFVVLFSSIASVYGNKGQTDYAAANSVLDNYANALNKKLKGKVISINWGPWKGAGMVSSSLENEYERRGISLIPLEEGKELFLNEIKYGTESQVLIMSGKNW, from the coding sequence ATGAAAAATTTAACAATTATAGGATTAACGCCCTTTGAAAAGCCTGACGTCAACCTGATGTCGAAATTATTTCAGGCAGGAGCATTCCCCACCTTAAGTTTAGGACATGATATAACAATCGCCCAAGAAGCAATAAATGAACTTGACCGGATTAGTATACCTTCCTATGGTATATATCTCACAAATGATAAACTAACTTCACTTCAACTATCCGAGCAGGTAAGTTTTGCTATCCTTCCATTTGGGATCTCAATAAACATCTATCCAAACTTATCCCGGATTTATCAGGTAACTAGTCTTGAGCAAGCAAAAAAAGCCGAACAACTGGGGGCTATTGGAATTATTGTGAAAGGAAACGAAGCTGCGGGATTAGTTGGTTATGAATCCACATTTGTTTTGTTTCAACGTGTCATACAAGAAATCAACACAATACCTGTATGGGTACAAGGAGGAATAGGCCTTCATACGGCCGCTGCTGCAACAGCACTTGGGGCAAAAGGTATTGTATTAGACAGTCAATTGGTACTATATCCAGAAAGTAACATTCCTCAAGACCTCAAAAATCTATGTTCAAAATTAAATGGGACAGAAACCAAAATCATCGCCCATCATCGCGTATTGGTTAGGCCCAATTCGCCTGTTTTATCAGAAAATGTTTCTATCGAAGAGTTAGCACAATATTTTAATGACCTTGACCCCAACAAAAGTTACATTCCTATGGGACAAGACGTTGCTTTAGCAACAGAGCTATATGAAAATTTCAAAACGCTAAAAAAATTGGTTTTTGGATTTAAAGAAGCCATGTATGGTCATCTGAAACAAGCAAAAGCATCTCAAATTATTGACCAAAACAATCCATTAGCAAAACAACTTGGCCTACGCTACCCCATCGCACAAGGACCAATGACCCGCGTGAGTGATGTTCCAGCATTTGCCAAAGCTGTAGCAGAAACAGGAGCTTTACCTTTTATAGCCCTTTCCTTACTCAAAGGAGAACAAGCAAGAGCATTAGTCATAGAAACACAAAAACTTGCAGGCGACAAAACTTGGGGTGTAGGTATATTAGGCTTTGCACCACAGGAATTGCGAGAAGAACAGACCGCCTATATCCTTGAAGTCAAACCTCCAGTAGTACTAATCGCTGGTGGTCGACCTGCACAGGCTAAAGTATTTGAAAAAGCCGGTATAACAACATTTTTACATGTCCCTTCACCTGCGTTATTGGATATTTTCCTAAAAGAAGGTGCCAAAAATTTCATATTTGAAGGCCGAGAGTGTGGTGGACATGTTGGTCCACTCTCCAGCACAGTACTTTGGGAAAAACAAATCGAACGTATCCTAAAAGAAGATCATCCGGAAAATATAAGTGTCTTTTTTGCTGGTGGAATTCATAATGCTTTTTCCACAGCCTTTATATCTATCATGGCTGCCCCTCTTGCAGCCCGAGGTGTAAAGGTTGGTGTATTGATGGGAACAGCATATTTGTATACACAGGAAGCTGTGAGTACAGGTGCTATTCAGCAAGAGTTCCAGCAACAAGCGATGCAAGCCAAAGATACCGTACTACTAGAAACTGCACCAGGTCACGAAACCCGTTGCTTAAATACAGCATTCGCCTTACATTTCGAAAAGGAAAAGAAAAAACTGCAAGCCATTGGAATGGACAAAAAGCAAATTTGGGAAGAGCTTGAAAAACTGAATGTAGGACGTCTCAGGATTGCAGCAAAAGGGATTGACCGTCAAGGTGACACACTCGTCACTATACCTAAAAAACAACAGCTTGATTTAGGTATGTACATGATCGGACAAGTAGCAACCATGCACAGCCAAGTAATTACACTTGAATCACTCCACCATGATGTTGCTATCGACAATCAAAAATATATTAAACAGGCAGCGCTACCACAAGAACCTTCATCAACCGAAAAAGCGTTAGATATAGCTATTATAGGTATGGAATGCGTGTTCCCAGATGCTAAAAATTTAGCAGAATACTGGCGTAATATCATTCTTGGAAAAGACTGCGTCACCGAAGTGCCAGATGAGCGATGGAATAAAGATATCTATTATCAACCCGATTCCAATAGTTCAGATGTATCACATTCAAAATGGGGCGGTTTTATTCCAAAAATAGATTTTGACCCATTGGATTTTGGCATTCCGCCACAATCACTTGCAGCAATAGAGCCAACTCAGCTGTTAACCTTACTCGTTGCCAAACGTGCAATGGAAGATGCTGGTTATGGTGAAAAACAAATCAACAGAGATAATATATCCGTTATAATTGGCGCTGAAGGCGGGAATGACCTTGCCAACAGCTACAGTTTTAGAGGTTATTATAAACAAGTTTTTGGAGAGCTTCATGAGGAAGTAAAAAAAGTATTCCCACACACCACCGAAGATTCGTTCCCAGGTATATTAGCCAATGTCATTGCCGGAAGAATAACAAACCGTTTGGATTTGGGTGGAAGGAATTTTACAGTAGATGCTGCATGTGCCTCATCACTAGCTGCTATTGATTTAGCATGTCAAGAACTGATACTAGGCAAATCGGATATGGTACTTGCCGGAGGAGTAGATTTACATAATGGTATCAACGATTATCTGATGTTTTCAAGCACACATGCCCTCTCCCGCAAAGGACGCTGCGCAACATTTGACAGTGCCGCCGACGGTATTGCTCTTGGCGAAGGGGTAGCCATTTTGGTCTTAAAACGATATGAAGATGCCCTACGTGATGGTGACCGTATTTATTCTGTTATTAAAGGTGTCGGAGGATCCAGCGACGGTAAAGCTCTTGGTCTTACAGCACCGAGAAAAATTGGTCAGGAACGTGCATTGGAACGTGCCTATGATCAAGCAGGTGTCAGTGCAGCAGCAGTTGGTTTAGTTGAAGCTCATGGCACAGGAACAGTAGTCGGAGATAAAACGGAACTTACCGCACTCACCAATTTATTTAGCAGGTCTGGAGCTTTACCAGCTCAGACACATCTGGGATCCGTAAAAACTCAAATTGGACACACCAAATGTGCTGCTGGTCTGGCTGGACTTATCAAAGCCTCTATGGCAGTATTCTATGGCGTAAAACCTCCTACTCTTCATCTTCATCAACCCAACTCCTACTTCAATGCAGATACAAGCCCTTTTGCTTTTCATGCAGAAACAGGATTATGGTCAGAAAAAAAACGTTATGCCGGTATTAGTGCCTTCGGATTTGGTGGCACCAATTTTCATATGGTAATCGAAAATCATCCACAAAAAGAAGATGCTGTCATTCTACAGTCTTGGCCATCCGAACTATTCGTCTTCCGTGGTGACAATTATGATCAAGCTAAAATCCAATTGGGACAAGTAAAAACGTTATTGGAGATCAATGATAGCCTAACCTTAAAAGACATTGCATACAGCTTAGTCGCTGGTTCCGAAAAACCAATCCAACTAAGCATTGTTGCAGATACAGCCGAAGATTTGATGATGAAAATCGAACTCTTGTTAACGGACATTGAAAGTAAAGATATCTTTATTGTTAACAAGCGAACTGGTAAAACTGCATTTCTATTCCCCGGCCAAGGTAGCCAACACCTCAATATGGCACGAGATCTATTCGTTCTATTTCCGGCCATGCGCAAACTTATATCGCAATATCCTGATTTAGAAAAAGTAATCTTCCCTTCAGTCCCATTTGATACCGCGACATTAAAAAAACAAAAGGAGACCATTAAAGATACGCGTCTGGCACAACCTCTTTTAGGCATTGTAGATCTTGCCTTAGCTCAATTGCTACAGTCATTCGGCATCGTACCTGATATGTTGGCAGGACATAGTTATGGTGAACTACCGGCATTATGTTTTGCCGGTGTATTTGACGAACAACAGTTGGTTGAACTCAGTAGCAAACGTGCACAAACCATTTTAGATGCTATTGAAGATGGTGATCCAGGAACTATGGTAGCTATAAACATCGATACAGATCGCTTGAAAACGATTCTTGACCAACATCAAGATTGCTATCCTGTCAATTATAATTCACCAACTCAGTGCGTTGTTGCTGGAAGCACTGCAGCCATTGACAAGTTCATGGAACTGCTTAAAAAGGAACGTTTCTCATTCAAAAAACTAGAAGTAGCCTGTGCCTTTCACAGTCCATTGGTAAGTAAATCCAAAGATTTGTATACGAATGTCTTGAAAGAAATTCCTTTTCAGGAAATGCAGATTCCAGTTTGGTCAAACACCACAGCAACCTTATACCCAAGCTTGGCATCTAATATCAAAGTACAATTGACCGATCACTTGGTTCAACCCGTACATTTTGTTGACGAAATCCAAGCTATGTATGCCGATGGAGCGAGGATATTTATTGAAGTGGGTCCTGGAAAAGTATTATCTGGATTAACAAAAGCTTGCCTAAACCAAGATGAGCTGACACTACATGTAGAGGATAACAACCGTAACGGTCTCACCCATCTTCTTTGCATGTTTGCACAATACCTTGGAACTGGTCGTCCCCTTAATTTAAATAAACTTTTTGAAGATAGACACGCGAGTTTAATCCATATCGATCAACCCGACCTTTACCAGAAAAGCCCAACGATTTGGCGCATAAATGGACAAGCCGCTCACCCAACAACAGGTACATTACCTGCTCATGGTGCCTTACCTATAGTAACTCCCATTCAAATGACAAACCCCACGATCATTCAAACACCAGAAACACAACCTGCCGTAGAACACATATTACAGGAATATTTAAACGGCATGAAGATGTTGGTACAAGCGCAACGAGATGTCATGCTTTCCTTTTTAGGACAACAGGAACACATAAATTCCATTCCTGTTTATTCTACAACAGTAGAAAATAAGACAGCTGATCAATTGGTATCAACACTAATTACCAACGATAAACCGATGTCCAAAGTAACCATACAGACACCAACAATAGATATCAAATCTTTATTGTTAACGGTAGTATGCGAAAAAACGGGCTATCCACAAGAAATGTTAGGAATGGAGATGGATTTAGAAGCTGATCTCAGTATAGATTCTATTAAAAGAGTTGAAATCATCGGGATACTTCGTAATGAGCTTGGTATACTCACCACTGATCATGAAAATGAAGACACAGTCATGGAACAACTAGCAGCAATAAAGACTTTAAATGGACTCGTAAGCTGGCTTACTGAATACACAGGCACTATTGATTCAGCAACAACAAAAATTGAATTATCACACACATCACCTATAATAGCAGATAAAACCACTTGTACACTTGCAGAACTACAAATTATCATTTTAGATATCGTCAGTGAAAAGACCGGCTATCCAAAAGAAATGTTAGGACTAGATCTAGATCTGGAAGCAGATTTAAGTATAGATTCTATTAAACGAATGGAAATTATCAGCGAACTAAAAGTCAAAATCGGATTTGGGGATGACATAGAGCAAGCTGATAATCTTATGGAAAACTTAGCAGCCATAAAAACACTAAATGGTTTAGCAACCTGGATAAGTGAAATGAGCGCAACTGAACCTGTACAAAGTTTATTAACACGCCTGCGTTTTGATTTGACACCAACCGCATTTTCCGAAGCACAAAACACTGAAATACTTAAAGGAAAGCGATTTGCAATAGCTCCAGACAATGGAACACAAACAGGTGCAATTAAAACGATACTTGAACAACATGGTGCAATTGCAGAATTGGTTCATACTGAGCAAGATTTGCCCCTATTTGATGGACTGATTATTTTCGATATGTACTCCACTACTGTCAAACATAGTATCATCGATCACGTTGGTCTAATTAAAAAGATGGATCTTGAAAAAGCACAATGGATTTATTTAATCTCAGATATTCCAGCACATGTTGAAAAATTAAAAGACATCGGTGCACTACGTCATTATCAAGGTTATCCCGGCTTATTCAAAAGTTTGGCTCGTGAGTTCGAACAAACCAACTGCAGGCTGATTAGTCTCAATACAGCACAGAACACGGATCAAATAGCAGAAATCACATTACGCGAAATCCTAACAACAGACAAATCAGCTGAAGTTATCTACAAAGACGATCAACGCCATAAAGTCGACATAATACCTTCGCCCTTGTTAACGACTCTTGACCAAGCACACATCCAACTTGATAAAAAATCTGTTGTTTTAGTTCTCGGAGGGGGACAGGGTATTACTTCTGAACTGGTAAAACATATGTCCGCAACTTATCCATGTACCTATATTCTTGTCGGCAGATCAATAGACCCGAGAGAAGTTATCTCCGATTCAAAAGAATTAGAGTTGATGAAATCGAGAGAAGAAATTAGAAGCTACCTCATCAAAACTGGTAATTTCAGTACGCCACCCCAAATTGAAAAAGAGACATCTCGAATTTTCAAAAACAATCAAATCCTGAGTACCATCCACCACATGGAACAATTAGGGAATAAAGTAGTATATCAATCATTAGATCTTTGTGATGAAGAAGGATTGACTCAACTTCTCCATCATATTTATGAGCAATATGGACAATTAGATGGTGTCATTCATGGTGCTGGTCTTTTGGAAGACAAACTTTTCAAACAGAAAACAACCAGTTCTTTTGAACGTGTCTTTGACACAAAAGTAAAACCCTTACGCGTACTGGCTGAACAATTGCGTTCAGATTGCCAATTTGTGGTCCTGTTTTCAAGTATCGCTTCAGTCTATGGCAACAAAGGACAGACTGATTATGCAGCTGCAAATAGTGTGTTGGATAATTATGCCAATGCATTAAACAAAAAGTTAAAAGGAAAAGTAATCTCGATTAACTGGGGACCATGGAAAGGTGCAGGAATGGTTTCTTCATCATTGGAAAATGAGTACGAACGTCGTGGAATTTCGTTGATACCATTAGAGGAAGGAAAAGAACTATTTCTTAACGAAATCAAGTATGGAACAGAAAGTCAAGTATTAATCATGTCAGGTAAAAATTGGTAA